One bacterium genomic window, GACAGTGCGTGATTTCATTGCACTTAAGGTTGGCGATGTGATCCAGCTTGACCAGCGTATCGAAGAGCCGCTGGAGATTTATGTACGAGGAAGAAAGAAGTTTTATGCTCGCCCCGGCATTGTCGGACGGAAGACAGGATTTCAGCTTACCGGACACGCCGAGGAATAGGAGACGATAAATGGCAGATGAGATCACACCGAATACGCCGCAGGACGACGATTCGATTTTAGGCGGACCACCGCCGAGCGGAGGCAGTGCCGGCACACCAATCAAGGCGACTCCGCAATCGATACCGGCGGACCAGCTGTCGGCGTCGGCATCGGTAGATGACGAAGTCGAGGCGGCGATGTTGGCGGAACTGGCGAGGGTCGAGGCTGAAGATGCCACGCGCTTAGGTGCGATGGGCATGCCGACGGTACAGCCGGTTGAATTTGACAAATTTCAGCGTGTCCAATCTACCGGACAAGCACAGAACATTGACATTCTATTGGACGTCAAACTTCCGGTCGCCATCGAGCTTGGCCGAACCGAAATGAGTATCCGCGACATATTGGAATTAGGCGCGGGCTCAGTCGTGGAATTGACCAAGCTTGCCGGCGAGCCGGTGGATTTATTGGTAAACAACAAAATAGTAGCGAGAGGTGAAGTCGTCGTCGTTGACGAGAATTTTGGATTGCGGGTCACAAGTTTGATCTCGCCCGAAGACAGACTCAAGAGTTTATAACATGAAATGGACTATATTCAGCATCGGATCGCTGATTCAGTTCTGCAGTGTCAAATTGTTTGCTCAGGAAGAGCAAGTCCCAGACTTCGCCAGTGAAATGGGTCCAACCCTGCTTCAATTGGCCGGAGCACTGCTGCTGATCATAATCATCATCTACGCCTCGGTTTGGGTGATGAAGCGTTACTCTACCGGAAAGTCGCCGGTTGCCGGCGAACTCATCAAGATCGTCGAAAGACGACATCTCACTCCCAAGCAAGCAATCTATGTAATCAAGGTTGGGGAGAAGCACGTACTTCTCGGCGCGACTGAAGCAGGCATCAACAAGCTATGTGATGTCGAAATTGCTCCGCCGCCGCCCGTTAAACTTGGCGAAACCGCGCGCAGTTCCACCAAGTTCGGGCAGTTTCTCAAACAAGCCAAAGAGTCGTTGATGCCGCGCACTGCGATTGAGCAGAAGGGTGCGGAGGTATGAGACTCTCATGGCGCATAATTGCGATCATCGCGCTGCTCTTGGCAATGGGCACTGCGGAACTTATGGCACAGTCGATGCCGCAGGTATCGATTTCTATAGGCGGACAAACGACCGACGGCAAAGGGTTATCGACGACACTACAGATAGTGCTGTTGTTGACGGTATTGGCGCTTGCGCCTTCGATTCTCGTGATGACGACCTCGTTCATTCGAATTGTGATTGTCATGTCGTTTCTCAGGCAGGCGCTGGGGACAAACCAGTTGCCGCCATCGCAGCTAATCATGGGGATTTCACTGGTGATGACGGTTTTCGTCATGACACCGGTGGCGACACAGATCAATAACAATGCGCTTCAGCCATATCTCAAGGGCGAGATATCTCAAACGGAGTTCTTCGAAACGGGCGTGAAGCCGCTGCGCGAGTTCATGCTCAAGCAGACGCGCGAGAAAGATCTGGCGCTGTTTGTGAAGTATGCTGGATTGGAAAAGCCGGCGACGCGCGACGACATACCAACTCACGTTGTCGTGCCGGGATTTATTCTTTCAGAGCTGAGAACTTCGTTCCAGATAGCTTTCGTGATTTTCATACCGTTTCTGGTTATCGATATGGTTGTAGCATCGGTGTTGATGTCGATGGGCATGATGATGCTGCCTCCAATTCTGGTGGCGCTGCCATTTAAGATACTGCTGTTCGTCATGGTTGACGGCTGGTATCTGATCGTCAAGTCGCTGCTGGAGAGCTTCAAGATCGCAGGAGGATAGGTGACTTCACAATATGTAATAGCACTAGGCAAGGAAGCGATCATGCTGACGCTGATGGTGTCGGCACCGATGCTGATCCTTGGATTGATAGTAGGTTTGGCGATTGCAATCTTTCAAGCGGTGACTCAGATTCACGAGATGACGCTGACCTTTGTGCCGAAGATCGTGGCTGTGGGTCTGGCGTTGTTGATCTGCTTTCCCTGGATCATCAACATGTTAGTGGGGTTCACTACCAGGTTATTCACTTCGATTCCGACACTAGTGGGCTGAAATCTTTTCCTCGAGGGGAAGAAAAATACTCCTTTGACAGGCCCGGGACAGACTCGGACCTGTCTGCAACTGTCTTTCCGGTAACAAGTTAGAACTGCGTTCCTCTTCGGCACAGGCCTTGCTAAAGGTAGTGCGAAGAGGAGAAATCTAACTCGTGCAGACAGAAGCGATATTCGGACTTACACTTGACAACATAGTCGTCTTTCTGCTGTCGACCTTCCGGGTCGGCGGGTTGTTTGTCGCTGCTCCCGTTTTTGGCCAGACCACAGTTCCCGTACAGGTAAAGATCATGCTGACGTTGATGTTCGGCTATTTCCTGTTCCCGTTGGTCGGAACCCAAACTTTCCAACTCGATCCGGGTCTGTTGCCGTTGGTGATGCTTGGCGCCAAAGAGTTCATGTTTGGCTTGATCATCGGATTCTTGTTTCAGCTCATTTTCCTCGGTGTTCAGTTTGGCGGCGGTGTGCTCGGTTATCAGATCGGCTACGCGATGGTGAACGTGATTGACCCATCGACATCGGAAAGCGTGCCGATTATCGGTCAACTGAAGCTGATCATTTCGACATTGATATTTTTCATCATAGACGGCCACCACGTGATCATACAGGCGCTGTTTGAGTCATACAAAGTCGTGCCGATAGGGCATGTGTCATTCAACCCGCTGGCTATGGATGCTGTTATGCATGCAACGGCGGCGGTGTTTATCGTCGGCGTCAAGATAGCGGCGCCAGTATTGGTGACGCTGTTCATCACAGACATCTGTCTGGGCATTGTTGCTCGCACGATGCCGCAGATGAACATCCTCATTGTCGGCTTCCAGGTTAAGATCGGCGTGGGACTGTTCATGCTGGCTCTGGGGCTGCCGTTCTTCCACTTCATGTTCACCAAAGTTTTTAATCAGATGAGTATCGAAGCCTTCTCGATTACGAAAGGTTTCGCAGGATAGGTCATGGCAGACGAATCGTTCCAGGAACGGACAGAAGAACCTACTTCCAAACGGATAAAGGAAGCGCGGGAAAAAGGGCAGGTTGCCCGATCGACCGAACTGAGCTCCGTTGTGATCATGATCGCATCGGCGGCTTCGTTGCTTGCGCTGGGACCGTTAATGTCCTCGACCAGCCGCGACATGCTAACTTGGATACTTACTAATGCTACGACCTTTGATTTGACGGCTGCCACTGCACCGGCATTTATGCTGCAAATCACGATCCTCTTCGTGAAGATCTGCGCACCGATTGTCATTGTGATGGTGGTGATTGCGTTCGGTGTTTCGTATGTGCAAGTCGGCAATGTGATCTCGACGCAAGCACTAGAACCGAAATTTGAGAAGCTCAATTTTATCTCGGGGCTGAAAAAGTTGGTAAGCGTGAAGTCGATGGTGACTGCGCTGCGCGATATCATCAAGCTGACGATTATCACAGTCATTGCCTACTACGCCATCAAGAAAGAAGTCCCGAACATGATCGGGTTTACTGACATGGATGTAGCGGGAATAGCTTCTGCGATGACGGCCATTACTCTCAAGATATCATTCAAGATACTGCTGGCTCTGGCCGTGATCGCTATTCTGGATTATGTCTATCAGAAGTGGGATTACACCAAGGGTCTGCGGATGTCGATTCAGGACATCAAGGAAGAACTGAAGCAGACCGAAGGTAATCCACAGATCAAGGGCCGCATTCGGGCAATTCAGCGCGAGCAAGCACGCAAGCGAATGATGCAGGATGTGCCAAAGGCGGATGTTGTAATTACCAACCCGACGCACATTGCCGTTGCGCTCAAGTACGATACAGATGTGATGGCGGCGCCGACGGTCCTCGCAAAAGGCGAGCGGTTGATTGCCGAGGCGATCAAGAAGATTGCCTACGAATCAGGTGTTCCGGTCGTGGAGAATAAGCCGCTGGCGCGCGCGTTGTTCAAGTCGGTGGAAGTCGGTATGCAGATTCCAGGCGACCTGTACAAGGCAGTCGCTGAGGTATTGGCGTACGTCTACAGTCTTAACGGCAAGAGCAAGAGGAGAGCTTGATGAAAAGCTTCAGCTCATACTCTGATGTGATTCTCGCTGTTGCTGTCGTCGGAATCATTGGTGTTTTGATTATTCCGGTGCCAACCGGATTTCTTGATCTGCTATTAGCAGCAAATATCTCGCTGTCACTCGTGATTCTGCTTTCAACACTCTATTTGAAGCGCCCGCTGGAATTCTCGGTGTTTCCGGGATTGTTGCTGGTCGTCACATTGTTCCGTCTTTCATTGAACGTTGCTTCGACAAGACTGATTCTTGGCGAAGGCTATGCCGGCGCGGTGATTGACTCGTTCGGTAACTTCGTGGTAAAGGGCAACTACGTCGTCGGGTTCATCATCTTCATCATCTTAGTAGTGATTCAGTTTGTGGTCATTACAAAAGGCGCAGGACGAATCAGCGAAGTCGCAGCAAGATTTACTTTGGATGCAATGCCCGGAAAGCAGATGGCGATCGATGCCGATCTCAATGCCGGTTTGATAAATGACGATGATGCGCGCCGTCGGCGCTCTGAAATCACGAAGGAAGCAGACTTTTATGGAGCAATGGACGGCGCGTCGAAATTTGTTCGAGGCGATGCGGTAGCCGGTATTCTGATCACGTTGATCAACGTGATCGGCGGATTCATCATCGGTATGGCGCAGGAAGGTCTGCCGCTAACGGAAGCTTTGCGGCGTTACACATTGCTGTCGATTGGCGACGGCCTCGTCACTCAGATTCCGGCGCTAATCGTGGCGACGGCTTCGGGTATTCTGGTAACGCGCGCTGCCGGCGATTCCAATCTTGGTTCGGAAATGACCAAGCAGATGACACTTCAGCCGAAAGCGCTGGCAGTAGCATCGGCAATCGTATTCCTGCTCGGCATCGTTCCGGGCATGCCATTCTGGCCATTCAGCATATTCTCGATACTGGTCGGAGTTACGGCATATATGACATCACAGGCGATGAAGACCAAAGAAATTGCGGACGCCACCGGCGAAGTTCGCATTGAACCGGAAGAGCACAAGACTCCGACACAGCAAGCCGAAGAATCGCTTCATCTCGACACTCTGGAACTGGAGATTGGCTACGGACTGATTCCGTTGGTAGATGTACAGCAGGGCGGCGATTTGTTGGAGCGCATTTCCACTATCCGCAGGCAACTCGCGCAGGAACTTGGAGTCATAGTTCCGCCGATCCGAATCCGCGACAATGTCCAACTGAAACCGAATCTCTATGAAGTGAAACTAAAGGGCAACAGTATCGCCCGTTTTGAATTGATGGTCGACCACTTGCTGGCGATTAACCCAGGCTATCTCGATGACGATATCGACGGCTTCGCCGCCAAAGAACCAGCATTCGGAATGAGCGCAAAGTGGATCATCCAGAACTTCAAAGAACTGGCTGAGATGAAGGGCTACACCGTTGTCGAGCCTGCCGCGGTTATGGCGACACACATTACGGAATTGATCAAGATCCATGCAGCCGAAATCTTCACGCGTCAGGATGTCAAGAATCTTGTCGATCGCGTCAAGAAAGATACACCGGCAGCAGTGGAAGATGTAGTCGGCGACATCGTGCCGATTTCGACCTTGGAAAAGGTGCTGCAGAATCTCCTCTCAGAGCGAATCAGCATGCGCGACATAGTGACAATTCTGGAATCACTGGCGGAGTACTCGCAGCAAACCAAGGACGCGGATGTATTGACCGAGTATGTGCGTATGGCACTGCGCCGGACGATTACTCATACCTATGCCGGGACTGACGGGACGATGAGTGTCTTCACGCTGGAACCGCGCACTGAAAAATTCTTATCTGACAATGTACAGGCGACGAAGCAAGGGCTAATGCTGGTGATCCAACCGGCGAACGGCGAACTGCTGACGCAGAGAATTGCCAAAGCCTCCGAGCGGATGAGCCGCGAAGGCAACACGCCGCTATTGTTGGTCAGTCCAAATGTGCGGATGGCGCTACACCGATATCTGCAGGGTGCCATTCCGAATCTCGTGGTAGTCTCCTATTCGGAGATTCTCCCTCAAGTTGAAGTTTTCTCAAAGGAAGCAGTGAGCATATACGATGCTAATTAAGAATTTTCAAGCCAATACGATTCAGGACGCGCTTGATCTGGTCCGCAGGGAATTCGGCAAAGAAGCCGTGATTCTCAAGACAGATGTTGTCCGGAACAACGGTTCGAGACTCTTCAGTGTTACAGCGGCTCGCGACTATGACGCCAAGCAAGTGTCAAGTGCAACGATGGCGCCGGAGACTTCGCCAGTTACTCCACCAAGGACGCCTGCAACAGGCACAGCACGACTTGAGTCGGCACTGCTGGATGTTGTGATTCCCGAACTACTGACTGGTGAAGTCAAGCAACTGTTTCTTTCGATGCGCTGTCATGACGTTGAATCGCAATTGGCACTCGATATCTGCCGGCAGCTTCAGCGGCAATCGACAACGAGTCGGGAGAGCCTGGCAAAGATCATGACCGCAATCGCACCGCAATCGATTGGATTGCCGGAAAACAGTTCGAACATCGTGTTTGTCGGGCCGTGCGGTTCCGGCAAGAGTTCGATGCTGGCGAAGCTCGCTACCGAGTTCGTGTTCCATCGCAAGCAGAAGGTGACACTGCAGACACTCGACAACTTCCGTCCGGGTGCAGAAGAAGAAATCACAAATCTGACTGAGATACTTGACCTGGTAGTGGAGACGAACGGTCACAAATCAAAACCGCGACCGATTTCTCATCACTTGATCGACACTACCGGAGTAGTGCTTGGTGATCACAGCGGCCGCGAGTTGCTTGAAAGCGAACTCTCGAATATCCACAATCGCTTTACAGTCCTTGTGCTGGCACTTACGACCGGATGGACGAATATCAGACATTACATCGAATTCGCCCGGCCGTTAGGAATTGACGCTGTCGCATTGACGCAGCTTGACGCAACAGATAGTTGCGGCACGGTACTGAATCTTGCTGTCGGCGATTATCCGCCGTTGTTGTGCTTGAGTGATTCACGGTTACCGAACGCAGTGATATACGACTTCAATGTCGAAGTCTGCCTTGACAAGCTGATCGGAGGCGAGAGTGTCGAATAACGGCAAGCGTCCGAACAGTCGCGCATTCTGTGCCACAGTTTGTTCGGGAAAAGGCGGAGTTGGAAAATCGACAGTCGCGATCCTGCTGGCTTCGCGGTTGGCGGACGCCGGTTACCGGACGCTGTTAATCGATGCCGACTGCGGCTTGGGAGATTTGGCAACACTTACCAATTCAATCGTGAAGCGCGGCTTTGAGTCTATCCTCGCTGGTACGGCAACGTTGGAAGAAGCAACAGTGAAGATCGGGCCACGTCTATGGCTCATTGGAACAGAGGCCGGCTCCAAACTGACAGGGCAGAACAGCGAGTTGGCTGGGCTTGAGAACTGCCTCCAGATTGACACGCTGTTTGACGTCGTCATTATCGACACACCGTCGTCACTTGATCCACTGATTCTCAATCTGATTGCTTTGAGCGATCTGAGCATCAGTGTCACCACACCGCATATCCCTGCGATTGCAGATTCCTACATACAGATTAAGCAGGCAAGTGAAGTCACCGATAAGGGGCAGGCGGCATTTGTTGTCAACAAAGCTGACTCGGAAATAGAGGGCGATCAATCGGCCGCCAAGTTCAGCGAGCTGGTGGAGAAGTTCCTCACCAGAAGCATGTTGGCGCTCGGCTACCTCGAATACAATCCGCTGATACAGAAATGCTCGGAAAGCCAGTCACTTACGACGATTCCGGCGGAACTCGACGGGGCTGTTAAAAAATTGGACAGAATGGTTAAGACGTTGTGTGAACAACACATAGAGAAGGCAAGACGCGGATCATCATTATGGGTGCGGTTGGGAGAGGCGATGGCGCTAAAACGCGTTGTCGGCTTTGACGATACGCAAGTGATGGTTCATAACTAAACGTAAGATCGAAAAAAATGGATTTCTACTTCGATATAATCAGGAAAGGCGTGAAGAGCTTATGAACGTTGCAGATGCATGGAAGGACTACCGCAGCACGGGAAACCCGGAGATCCGGCAACAATTGCTGTCGCATTATCTGCCGCTTGTCCGAAACGTCGCGGGACGCCTCGCGATGGGATTTCCGAAAACTGTGGAGCTGCCGGATTTGGTGAATACCGGCGTCATCGGACTGATCGAAGCATTTGCGAATTTTGATCCGACACGCGGAATCAAATTCGAAACCTATGCTGTGCCGCGAATTCGCGGAGCCATCCTTGACGAATTGCGCAGTCTGGATTGGGTGCCGCGTTCAACGCGCGCAAAGTCGCGTGAGCTTGACCGCGCACATCATGAGCTGGAAGGCAGACTGGGCCGCAAACCGTCGCATCGCGAGCTGGCAAAGTACATGAATGTCACAATCGACGAGTTCGGCGCCACGTTGTCGGATGTCAGTGGAGCAACACTGCTGTCGCTCGATGAGATGATCTATCGCGAAGAAGACAATCGCCAGATTCCACGCATTGAAACCGTTGAAGGACCGGCGGAGTTTTCGGTGCTGGGCGAGATCGAAGAAATGGAACTGCGGGCTTATCTCGGCGTAGCGGTCGCGAATCTGACCGAACAGGAACGCCTGGTGATAGCCCTTTACTATTACGAAGAACTAACACTTAAGGAAATCGGCGAAGTGATGACGATTTCCGAATCGCGGGTTTCGCAGATTCATACGAAGGCAGTTATGAAGCTGCGGAATTTGGTTCGCGAGAAATTTGCAATGTAGGCAGGTGATGCGATGTGGTAAAGCCGATAGCCTTCGCTGACAATCTGGCGAAAACGCCGTTAGCCGAGCGGGTCAACCAACTTCAGAAGACGGCACCCGATACGGACCAGCGGCAGGCAGCCCAGATTGCCGAAGCGCAGCGAGTGCAGAAGCACCGCGAGGCTCAACCAACGGAAAAGACCGATGAGGCGATCATTCATCGGGACAAGCAGCACGCGCAGCAAGAGCACAAAGAAAAGAAGCAAGAGAAGGACACAGACAAAGATAAGAAGAACGGTCTGGATGTGACCGGCTGACATAGGAGTCAAGTATGGATACATGGAATGTGGCACGAATGATATTGGACAGCACCTTCGCGATTGCAATCGTGAGTTTTGTCGCAGTCTTCTTTTACCGGCGGGAAAAGAGAATCCGGTCGCTCATCGCGCAGTACGTGATGAAGGCAGCCGATCAACCGACGCCGATGACGGCACGCGAGTCTCAGCGCGAGCAGGTATACGAACCGCAGGTAAATCATCGTCCGGTCATGCCACGCAACAGCAAGCCGGATTTGGTAGCGCAGTACGAATCGCAGCGCAATTTCGCACCGGCGCCGCAGCCGGCACCAGCAGCCAGAAAAGCGAGCAGGGCGGAGAAGTATCTCGAAGCCGTACGCATGTACCGGCAAGGGAGTCGGCGAGAAGATATAGAAAAGAGTCTCGGCATTTCGTTCATGGAATTGGAACTGCTGGGTCAACTGAAGTAGAAACGCGGAAGATTAAGGAGAAAGTAGGCACATATGGCCATGGAATCACCGTTTTTTCTGACCAAGGTTGAATGCCCGGTCTGCAAAACGATCAATGAATTCGAAAACATCAAAGTCGGCGCTTTCATAGAAGAAGACCACGACACGGATTTCTGTCCGATTGGCCGTCAATGGCGCAATCCGAAGTACGAAGTATACAATCCATTGCTCTTCTTCATGGCGACCTGCGAAAATTGTCTCTATACGAGAGAGTTCAATCAGGCATTCAAGGACTGGAAGAACGACAGCGCATTCCGCAGTTATCGACTCAAGCCGATGCAATCGCGTCACCTTGAGGCGCTGGCAGTTGACGGTTCTGTGCTCAAGATGTTGGGACAGGCACGCGATGCACAGCTCAACCCGTTTGCAACTGCAGTCACGAAATTCCTTTTGGGCATATACGACGAGCTATTGCTCGAACATCCGCGCAAACTGGACCTGGGGAGATTCTATCTGCGAATCGCCTGGCTCTACCGCGAAAATTACGGGCAAGCGCCTGTTGCCGCGCCGGATGATCCGTCGCATTTCGCTTACGATATAGAAAAGGCTTACGCGAAGCTGAAGCAAGCGCGCGACTTCTTTACGCTCAACGTTAACACGATTTCACAGTTAGTTGATGAAGCTTTCACTAAGAACGGCCAGGCTGCCTCGGCGAATTCGGAATTCCTGACAGTCAAAGAAAACTTCACGTCGGAGCTTTCCCGCATCAGTGAGCTTCAGGCGGCACTCAACAGCGCGATTGGCGACATGGCGAGTGCAGTCGAGAAGAACTCGCGGCTTCGCCTTGATTCAGCGCCGCAGTCGGAACGCGGCACGGTGGCATACGGCGGGTTCGCATCATTTGAAGAGTTCATCCGCGAAGTCAAGTCACGCTGGGAATATGCGCCGGTAAGCGAGCAGGAAGCACTGTTGTACGCGATTGAATTCTACAAGAGCGCTCTCGAAGATGGTCACGAGATCCAGCAGGGCAATCAGCAAATTCAGGCGACGTACTTAATCGCCGAGCTTTCGCGCCGTATTGGCCGCAATACGGAAGCGAAGCTCTACTTCAACAACACGATCAAAGCCGGGCAGCAGTTTGTTTTCGACAATCGCGGCGATCAAACACGTACTGCGCTGGCGCGCAAGATCATTGATCTCGCCGTGGCGCAGGGCAAGAGTAACCTTGAGGCCAGCAAAGGCAATTGATCGTGGAACGTACGAGAGAACACGTTGTGACAGTCGGGGGAATGCTCGAACTGTGGGACAAGCTGGAACTGGTGTTTGAAGAGCGGGGGAAGACGGGAAAGTACCGTACCCGTTTGGAGGATGTCACCGATAAGCACCTGGTTATCAATCGTCCGAATTTGATTTCGGGGGATGCTTTGTTTACCGAAGGTGCCGACTTTACGGCATTCTTCTACAAACCGGATTCGGCTTACACATTCAGCGGGAACATAATCGGCAAGAATCCTGACGGTCACGATACTTACTTGATTCCGAAACCACGCACAATCGAACGCAACCAGAGGCGGCGCTACTATCGAATCGCAGTTGAACTACCGGCGGTTCTTATTCCAGCAGACGAATTGCTCGCGGGCAAGATACCGGACCAGGAGTTGAAGGAATTCGAGGCACAGTGCCTCAATCTTTCAGGCAATGGCGCGCTATTTCACACTCGATTCGAAACGGAGATCTCCACCAAGCTCTTCGTGAAGATGCGAGTCGCCGAATTGGGCCGCGAGATCAGTGTGCTCGGCGTGGTTCGCCGAAGCGAAGTCGCGGAAGAAGGCTGGTACAGATATGGCGTGGAGATTTTCACGCTTGAGGAACAGCAAATGTTGTTGTCCAACAGCCAGCTTCAGCGGGTACCGAAACGATTTCAATCGTTTACAGAAATTCAACGCACAGCAATCCTAAACTACATTTTTGCACAACAAGTAGCCCTCAAAAAACGAGGGCTGATTTAATCAGACAGGAGAAGACAATGAGCAGACAAGAGTCACACACAAAGGACGAGAATTTCGTCATCAAGCAGCCACTACAACTCTACAAAGAGCGCAAGCGCCGTTTCGTGCGGTTGGAAATCGCGGCGCCGGTAACATACGGTGTATTGAACATCGATCGCCCGCTGGATGAAGCTCTGCAAAACCAACACAACGGCACGATGCTGAATCTTTCCGGCGGCGGAGTACTGATGGTGGTCGACCAGAACATTACTGAAGGCACGTACCTAACGATGAGCTTCGAACTGGCCGGAAGCGACCTGATTACTGGAATCGCCGGCAAAGTAAAGCGAATCGATGACGATGGTGAAGGCGGATATCTGGTTGGAATCGAATTCTGTTCCGAGACAGAGCTGAACTCAGTGTTCGGCAACGCCAACATCGGCAGCGTGATTTCGAGCTTTGACAATAAGGTAAAGCGGTTCTTGCTCAAGTACATCTTTGCCCGCAAGGTGCAAGAGCGCATGGAGCAGACCCCGGATGAAGAATAGTCGATTCATAGCGCTGCTGTTCAGTTTAGCGATCCTGGCAACTTCGGCGGTTTGTTTTGCACAGGCTGAGAAGTCGGTTATCGTGGTTGTCAATACTGCTGAATCGAGTTGGCCCGACCAAAGTTTTGCCAAGCGTCTGAATACGTTAATGGCAGAGCAAAGTGGCGTGGAGCTTGCCGAGCCAGAAGACTCCGATGAATTGAAGAGAGCAAGCAACGGCTTGTTCAACAAACAGCAGGCAATAGACCATGGTGTTGCCGGCGAACATCGATATGTCTTGTGGTGCGATGTCAGGCGCGAAGAAATGCGTATCGAGAAGGGATTCACCTTACCGTTCTTTGCCAAACAGCGACGAGTGACCGCATATATGGATATCGAATATCGAATCGTCGATTGCCAGCGCGGCCGACTCATGGTGAGCGAGAAGCTAAAAGTGAAGGAACACGGGCCTTCATCAATGCAGTATCTCGATTACACCGACGCTGATCCGAGCCTGTACCTGTCCTACGCTGAACGCAAGGAGATATTCGACAAGCTTGAACAAGAAGCAGCCGACAAATTGACGGAAGTTATTGGCGAGTTGGCGCGGCAAAGATAGTTGATATGGAGGAGCAACTGTCGGACACAATTCGAAGCGCCGTACTTGAGCCTTCGCATCTGGTGTTCGACAATCTCCCCCTGGCGGCATTTGCCGGGGACGCAAAGGGGCAAATCGTTTACACCAATCCGGCTTTTCACCGGCTAATTGACCCGGAACATTACTCCCACGACCTGTGCACGAAACTTGAAGATCTGGAATCGCTGTTTGACACCAACTTGAAGCGGCATTGGCAGGAGATCTTCGCGGGGTGCAATGTAACGCAGATCGAGCCTTTTACTTTTACGAACCGTCGCGGACGCATCTACTATTTGTCAATGTCGTTGTCACGGTCTCGAGTCGAGGAAGTGACCGGCATTATTTATGATCTGACTGAATCCAGCGAGGCGACCGCTAAAGTAGAACGACATTTGCGAGAGCTGAAAATTATCGAGGAGATCTCCCGCGCGCTTCATTCGACGATGCGTTCTGAAGAGATTCTGCGAATCATTCTTGCCGCTGCAACCTGTAAGGAAGGGCTCGGGTTTAATCGGGCGTTCTTGTTCCTACGCGATCAGAAAAGCAATCTCATGGCAGGAAAGATGGCGATTGGTCCCTCGACTCCGGATGAGGCGGGACGAATCTGGGCAGGTATGAATGCGGGCCACAGGTCGCTTTCCGATGTATTGCAGTGCTATCTCAGCAATGTCGACCAATACGACATCGAGGTAAATCACATTGTCAGATCGATGAAGTTTGATCCTGCCAATGAACCACTGATTAATGAGGTCATTGAGACCGGCCATTGGATCAATATTGACAGCGAAAAGCGATTTCGAGAGGCAAGCGAATCAGGGGCATTAAGGCGGCTACATATTTCGTGGTGTTCGATTGTGCCGGTACTGTCAAAAGGGCAAAGCATCGGTGTGATTGTCGCAGACAATTTGATCACAGGAAGACCAATTGAGGACAGCGCGGTAAGGTTGCTTCAAGTGTTTGCCTCACACGCATCGACAGCAATCGAGCATGCCCAGCTCTTTGAGGAAGTTGAGCGTAAGGCTCATTCGCTGGAAGAAGCACAGAAGACGA contains:
- a CDS encoding PilZ domain-containing protein, whose product is MSRQESHTKDENFVIKQPLQLYKERKRRFVRLEIAAPVTYGVLNIDRPLDEALQNQHNGTMLNLSGGGVLMVVDQNITEGTYLTMSFELAGSDLITGIAGKVKRIDDDGEGGYLVGIEFCSETELNSVFGNANIGSVISSFDNKVKRFLLKYIFARKVQERMEQTPDEE
- a CDS encoding GAF domain-containing protein codes for the protein MEEQLSDTIRSAVLEPSHLVFDNLPLAAFAGDAKGQIVYTNPAFHRLIDPEHYSHDLCTKLEDLESLFDTNLKRHWQEIFAGCNVTQIEPFTFTNRRGRIYYLSMSLSRSRVEEVTGIIYDLTESSEATAKVERHLRELKIIEEISRALHSTMRSEEILRIILAAATCKEGLGFNRAFLFLRDQKSNLMAGKMAIGPSTPDEAGRIWAGMNAGHRSLSDVLQCYLSNVDQYDIEVNHIVRSMKFDPANEPLINEVIETGHWINIDSEKRFREASESGALRRLHISWCSIVPVLSKGQSIGVIVADNLITGRPIEDSAVRLLQVFASHASTAIEHAQLFEEVERKAHSLEEAQKTIERVQQQINAIERISLASEISHKISHELRNPLTIIGGFAALLKSKLDPADKLSEHAQIIVEETARLENAMTEVLNFSKSFALEKETVDLNEIGRIAVEVFVRQHESRALSLAQVSDSRHFVCVNKDQAVQSLYDILEHIDSALPASARLSIRPDAVESRHRLVIWIECEKCEEEETRNALSEAFDSELQGSSLRMTLAFETIRYNGGEPGIEIGDDGHACVFIAYPVLEVLHV